Proteins co-encoded in one Sebastes fasciatus isolate fSebFas1 chromosome 11, fSebFas1.pri, whole genome shotgun sequence genomic window:
- the gpsm2 gene encoding G-protein-signaling modulator 2 isoform X1 codes for MDSSGSVVSTGTEEQSYHVRYRMEVSCLELALEGERLCKVGDYRAGVSFFEAAIQVGTEDLQVLSAIYSQLGNAYFHLHDYAKALEFHRHDLTLTRTIGDLNGEAKASGNLGNTLKVLGRFDEAVVCCQRHLDIARDTSDKMGQARALYNFGNVYHAKGKSICWSGAEPGDFPEEVMMALRKAAEYYEANLAIVKELGDRAAQGRTYGNLGNTYYLLGNFRKAVTSHEQRLLIAKEFGDRSAERRAYCNLGNAYIFLGDFEVAAEHYKRTLQLARQLKDRAVEAQACYSLGNTYTLLQDYERAIDYHLKHLIIAQDLNDRIGEGRACWSLGNAYTALGNHDQAMHFAEKHLEICKETGDRSGELTARMNVSDLQMVLGLSYSTNSSSISENKEIDYNLHGARPRMSRRHSMENLELMKLTPDKMNGQKWNSDILTKQSKPSMAKSSSKLFFVNRLRGKKYKTGGSSKVLQDTSNTLDTSQTVAQGPQKRLSPDMLGDEGFFDLLSRFQSNRMDDQRCSIQDKGSRVSLNSGPESPPRSIRKSVSEAANVSGAHGRRLEESSAAGGSLPGLRLNQNSNQAVLSHLMANADNAEPDDDFFDMLVKCQGSRLDDQRCAPPPPPVRGPTVPDEDFFSLIMRSQAKRMDEQRVTLPSAANATARPGTSSN; via the exons ATGGATTCCAGTGGCTCAGTGGTTAGCACAGGAACTGAGGAGCAGTCTTATCATGTCCGCTACAG GATGGAGGTGTCCTGCCTGGAACTGGCGCTGGAGGGTGAGCGTCTCTGTAAGGTGGGCGACTACAGAGCAGGCGTCTCCTTCTTTGAAGCCGCCATCCAGGTTGGCACAGAGGACCTGCAGGTGCTCAGCGCCATCTACAGCCAGCTGGGCAACGCCTACTTCCACCTGCATGACTACGCTAAGGCCCTGGAGTTCCACCGGCATGACCTCACCTTGACCAG GACAATTGGTGACCTAAATGGAGAAGCCAAAGCCAGTGGAAACCTTGGCAACACATTAAAGGTGCTGGGGCGGTTTGACGAGGCCGTGGTTTGCTGTCAGAGGCACTTGGACATCGCCAGGGACACTAGTGACAAG ATGGGTCAAGCGCGAGCTCTGTATAACTTTGGGAACGTGTACCACGCCAAAGGCAAAAGTATCTGTTGGAGCGGAGCCGAGCCTGGAGATTTCCCAGAGGAGGTCATGATGGCGCTGAGGAAGGCAGCTGAGTACTACGA GGCAAACTTGGCGATAGTGAAGGAGCTTGGGGATCGCGCTGCTCAGGGTCGAACGTACGGAAACCTCGGCAACACGTACTACTTGTTGGGGAACTTTCGCAAAGCGGTAACTTCTCACGAACAG CGATTGCTCATAGCTAAGGAGTTTGGTGACCGCTCGGCAGAGAGACGAGCATACTGCAACCTGGGGAACGCTTATATCTTTCTGGGGGATTTTGAAGTGGCAGCTGAGCATTACAA GAGGACGCTGCAGCTTGCGAGGCAGTTGAAGGACCGAGCTGTGGAGGCCCAGGCCTGCTACAGTCTGGGCAACACCTACACACTACTCCAGGATTATGAGAGAGCCATAGACTACCACCTCAAACACCTCATCATAGCCCAGGACCTCAATGACAG GATTGGGGAGGGCCGTGCATGCTGGAGTCTTGGAAATGCGTACACTGCACTGGGGAACCACGACCAAGCCATGCACTTTGCTGAGAAACACCTGGAGATCTGCAAAGAG actGGAGACAGGAGCGGCGAGCTGACGGCTCGTATGAACGTGTCTGATCTCCAGATGGTTCTGGGTCTCAGTTATAGCACTAATAGCTCTTCTATTTCAGAGAATAAGGAAATAGACTACAACCTGCATG GAGCGAGGCCCAGGATGAGCAGACGACACAGCATGGAGAACCTGGAGCTGATGAAACTCACTCCGGACAAGATGAAT GGTCAGAAGTGGAACAGTGACATCCTGACCAAACAGTCCAAACCCTCCATGGCTAAGAGCTCCTCCAAGCTGTTCTTTGTCAACCGTCTCCGTGGGAAGAAGTACAAGACTGGGGGCTCCAGTAAGGTCCTCCAAGACACCAGCAACACCCTGGACACCAGCCAGACGGTTGCACAGGGACCACAGAAG cGACTCAGTCCCGACATGCTGGGAGACGAGGGCTTCTTTGACCTGCTGAGCCGTTTCCAGAGCAACCGTATGGATGACCAACGCTGTTCAATACAGGATAAGGGCAGCAGGGTATCATTAAACAGCGGTCCAGAGTCGCCTCCCAGATCTATCAGGAAAT CTGTATCAGAGGCTGCCAACGTCTCTGGTGCACACGGCCGGCGGTTAGAGGAGTCGTCAGCAGCAGGGGGAAGCCTGCCCGGCCTCAGGCTCAATCAAAACAGCAACCAGGCCGTGCTCAGCCACCTGATGGCCAACGCTGACAACGCCGAGCCTGACGACGACTTCTTCGATATGCTCGTCAAGTGCCAG GGGTCCCGTTTGGACGACCAGCGCTGcgcccctccccctcctccggTCCGAGGGCCGACTGTACCAGACGAGGACTTCTTCAGCCTCATCATGCGCTCTCAGGCCAAACGAATGGACGAGCAACGCGTCACCCTGCCTTCTGCAGCCAACGCTACAGCCAGGCCCGGCACCAGCTCCAACTGA
- the gpsm2 gene encoding G-protein-signaling modulator 2 isoform X2 produces the protein MPLRRSMCCCCCKTQRASRMEVSCLELALEGERLCKVGDYRAGVSFFEAAIQVGTEDLQVLSAIYSQLGNAYFHLHDYAKALEFHRHDLTLTRTIGDLNGEAKASGNLGNTLKVLGRFDEAVVCCQRHLDIARDTSDKMGQARALYNFGNVYHAKGKSICWSGAEPGDFPEEVMMALRKAAEYYEANLAIVKELGDRAAQGRTYGNLGNTYYLLGNFRKAVTSHEQRLLIAKEFGDRSAERRAYCNLGNAYIFLGDFEVAAEHYKRTLQLARQLKDRAVEAQACYSLGNTYTLLQDYERAIDYHLKHLIIAQDLNDRIGEGRACWSLGNAYTALGNHDQAMHFAEKHLEICKETGDRSGELTARMNVSDLQMVLGLSYSTNSSSISENKEIDYNLHGARPRMSRRHSMENLELMKLTPDKMNGQKWNSDILTKQSKPSMAKSSSKLFFVNRLRGKKYKTGGSSKVLQDTSNTLDTSQTVAQGPQKRLSPDMLGDEGFFDLLSRFQSNRMDDQRCSIQDKGSRVSLNSGPESPPRSIRKSVSEAANVSGAHGRRLEESSAAGGSLPGLRLNQNSNQAVLSHLMANADNAEPDDDFFDMLVKCQGSRLDDQRCAPPPPPVRGPTVPDEDFFSLIMRSQAKRMDEQRVTLPSAANATARPGTSSN, from the exons ATGCCTCTCAGACGTtctatgtgctgctgctgttgtaagACACAGAGAGCGAGCAG GATGGAGGTGTCCTGCCTGGAACTGGCGCTGGAGGGTGAGCGTCTCTGTAAGGTGGGCGACTACAGAGCAGGCGTCTCCTTCTTTGAAGCCGCCATCCAGGTTGGCACAGAGGACCTGCAGGTGCTCAGCGCCATCTACAGCCAGCTGGGCAACGCCTACTTCCACCTGCATGACTACGCTAAGGCCCTGGAGTTCCACCGGCATGACCTCACCTTGACCAG GACAATTGGTGACCTAAATGGAGAAGCCAAAGCCAGTGGAAACCTTGGCAACACATTAAAGGTGCTGGGGCGGTTTGACGAGGCCGTGGTTTGCTGTCAGAGGCACTTGGACATCGCCAGGGACACTAGTGACAAG ATGGGTCAAGCGCGAGCTCTGTATAACTTTGGGAACGTGTACCACGCCAAAGGCAAAAGTATCTGTTGGAGCGGAGCCGAGCCTGGAGATTTCCCAGAGGAGGTCATGATGGCGCTGAGGAAGGCAGCTGAGTACTACGA GGCAAACTTGGCGATAGTGAAGGAGCTTGGGGATCGCGCTGCTCAGGGTCGAACGTACGGAAACCTCGGCAACACGTACTACTTGTTGGGGAACTTTCGCAAAGCGGTAACTTCTCACGAACAG CGATTGCTCATAGCTAAGGAGTTTGGTGACCGCTCGGCAGAGAGACGAGCATACTGCAACCTGGGGAACGCTTATATCTTTCTGGGGGATTTTGAAGTGGCAGCTGAGCATTACAA GAGGACGCTGCAGCTTGCGAGGCAGTTGAAGGACCGAGCTGTGGAGGCCCAGGCCTGCTACAGTCTGGGCAACACCTACACACTACTCCAGGATTATGAGAGAGCCATAGACTACCACCTCAAACACCTCATCATAGCCCAGGACCTCAATGACAG GATTGGGGAGGGCCGTGCATGCTGGAGTCTTGGAAATGCGTACACTGCACTGGGGAACCACGACCAAGCCATGCACTTTGCTGAGAAACACCTGGAGATCTGCAAAGAG actGGAGACAGGAGCGGCGAGCTGACGGCTCGTATGAACGTGTCTGATCTCCAGATGGTTCTGGGTCTCAGTTATAGCACTAATAGCTCTTCTATTTCAGAGAATAAGGAAATAGACTACAACCTGCATG GAGCGAGGCCCAGGATGAGCAGACGACACAGCATGGAGAACCTGGAGCTGATGAAACTCACTCCGGACAAGATGAAT GGTCAGAAGTGGAACAGTGACATCCTGACCAAACAGTCCAAACCCTCCATGGCTAAGAGCTCCTCCAAGCTGTTCTTTGTCAACCGTCTCCGTGGGAAGAAGTACAAGACTGGGGGCTCCAGTAAGGTCCTCCAAGACACCAGCAACACCCTGGACACCAGCCAGACGGTTGCACAGGGACCACAGAAG cGACTCAGTCCCGACATGCTGGGAGACGAGGGCTTCTTTGACCTGCTGAGCCGTTTCCAGAGCAACCGTATGGATGACCAACGCTGTTCAATACAGGATAAGGGCAGCAGGGTATCATTAAACAGCGGTCCAGAGTCGCCTCCCAGATCTATCAGGAAAT CTGTATCAGAGGCTGCCAACGTCTCTGGTGCACACGGCCGGCGGTTAGAGGAGTCGTCAGCAGCAGGGGGAAGCCTGCCCGGCCTCAGGCTCAATCAAAACAGCAACCAGGCCGTGCTCAGCCACCTGATGGCCAACGCTGACAACGCCGAGCCTGACGACGACTTCTTCGATATGCTCGTCAAGTGCCAG GGGTCCCGTTTGGACGACCAGCGCTGcgcccctccccctcctccggTCCGAGGGCCGACTGTACCAGACGAGGACTTCTTCAGCCTCATCATGCGCTCTCAGGCCAAACGAATGGACGAGCAACGCGTCACCCTGCCTTCTGCAGCCAACGCTACAGCCAGGCCCGGCACCAGCTCCAACTGA
- the gpsm2 gene encoding G-protein-signaling modulator 2 isoform X3 encodes MEVSCLELALEGERLCKVGDYRAGVSFFEAAIQVGTEDLQVLSAIYSQLGNAYFHLHDYAKALEFHRHDLTLTRTIGDLNGEAKASGNLGNTLKVLGRFDEAVVCCQRHLDIARDTSDKMGQARALYNFGNVYHAKGKSICWSGAEPGDFPEEVMMALRKAAEYYEANLAIVKELGDRAAQGRTYGNLGNTYYLLGNFRKAVTSHEQRLLIAKEFGDRSAERRAYCNLGNAYIFLGDFEVAAEHYKRTLQLARQLKDRAVEAQACYSLGNTYTLLQDYERAIDYHLKHLIIAQDLNDRIGEGRACWSLGNAYTALGNHDQAMHFAEKHLEICKETGDRSGELTARMNVSDLQMVLGLSYSTNSSSISENKEIDYNLHGARPRMSRRHSMENLELMKLTPDKMNGQKWNSDILTKQSKPSMAKSSSKLFFVNRLRGKKYKTGGSSKVLQDTSNTLDTSQTVAQGPQKRLSPDMLGDEGFFDLLSRFQSNRMDDQRCSIQDKGSRVSLNSGPESPPRSIRKSVSEAANVSGAHGRRLEESSAAGGSLPGLRLNQNSNQAVLSHLMANADNAEPDDDFFDMLVKCQGSRLDDQRCAPPPPPVRGPTVPDEDFFSLIMRSQAKRMDEQRVTLPSAANATARPGTSSN; translated from the exons ATGGAGGTGTCCTGCCTGGAACTGGCGCTGGAGGGTGAGCGTCTCTGTAAGGTGGGCGACTACAGAGCAGGCGTCTCCTTCTTTGAAGCCGCCATCCAGGTTGGCACAGAGGACCTGCAGGTGCTCAGCGCCATCTACAGCCAGCTGGGCAACGCCTACTTCCACCTGCATGACTACGCTAAGGCCCTGGAGTTCCACCGGCATGACCTCACCTTGACCAG GACAATTGGTGACCTAAATGGAGAAGCCAAAGCCAGTGGAAACCTTGGCAACACATTAAAGGTGCTGGGGCGGTTTGACGAGGCCGTGGTTTGCTGTCAGAGGCACTTGGACATCGCCAGGGACACTAGTGACAAG ATGGGTCAAGCGCGAGCTCTGTATAACTTTGGGAACGTGTACCACGCCAAAGGCAAAAGTATCTGTTGGAGCGGAGCCGAGCCTGGAGATTTCCCAGAGGAGGTCATGATGGCGCTGAGGAAGGCAGCTGAGTACTACGA GGCAAACTTGGCGATAGTGAAGGAGCTTGGGGATCGCGCTGCTCAGGGTCGAACGTACGGAAACCTCGGCAACACGTACTACTTGTTGGGGAACTTTCGCAAAGCGGTAACTTCTCACGAACAG CGATTGCTCATAGCTAAGGAGTTTGGTGACCGCTCGGCAGAGAGACGAGCATACTGCAACCTGGGGAACGCTTATATCTTTCTGGGGGATTTTGAAGTGGCAGCTGAGCATTACAA GAGGACGCTGCAGCTTGCGAGGCAGTTGAAGGACCGAGCTGTGGAGGCCCAGGCCTGCTACAGTCTGGGCAACACCTACACACTACTCCAGGATTATGAGAGAGCCATAGACTACCACCTCAAACACCTCATCATAGCCCAGGACCTCAATGACAG GATTGGGGAGGGCCGTGCATGCTGGAGTCTTGGAAATGCGTACACTGCACTGGGGAACCACGACCAAGCCATGCACTTTGCTGAGAAACACCTGGAGATCTGCAAAGAG actGGAGACAGGAGCGGCGAGCTGACGGCTCGTATGAACGTGTCTGATCTCCAGATGGTTCTGGGTCTCAGTTATAGCACTAATAGCTCTTCTATTTCAGAGAATAAGGAAATAGACTACAACCTGCATG GAGCGAGGCCCAGGATGAGCAGACGACACAGCATGGAGAACCTGGAGCTGATGAAACTCACTCCGGACAAGATGAAT GGTCAGAAGTGGAACAGTGACATCCTGACCAAACAGTCCAAACCCTCCATGGCTAAGAGCTCCTCCAAGCTGTTCTTTGTCAACCGTCTCCGTGGGAAGAAGTACAAGACTGGGGGCTCCAGTAAGGTCCTCCAAGACACCAGCAACACCCTGGACACCAGCCAGACGGTTGCACAGGGACCACAGAAG cGACTCAGTCCCGACATGCTGGGAGACGAGGGCTTCTTTGACCTGCTGAGCCGTTTCCAGAGCAACCGTATGGATGACCAACGCTGTTCAATACAGGATAAGGGCAGCAGGGTATCATTAAACAGCGGTCCAGAGTCGCCTCCCAGATCTATCAGGAAAT CTGTATCAGAGGCTGCCAACGTCTCTGGTGCACACGGCCGGCGGTTAGAGGAGTCGTCAGCAGCAGGGGGAAGCCTGCCCGGCCTCAGGCTCAATCAAAACAGCAACCAGGCCGTGCTCAGCCACCTGATGGCCAACGCTGACAACGCCGAGCCTGACGACGACTTCTTCGATATGCTCGTCAAGTGCCAG GGGTCCCGTTTGGACGACCAGCGCTGcgcccctccccctcctccggTCCGAGGGCCGACTGTACCAGACGAGGACTTCTTCAGCCTCATCATGCGCTCTCAGGCCAAACGAATGGACGAGCAACGCGTCACCCTGCCTTCTGCAGCCAACGCTACAGCCAGGCCCGGCACCAGCTCCAACTGA